Proteins from a single region of Punica granatum isolate Tunisia-2019 chromosome 8, ASM765513v2, whole genome shotgun sequence:
- the LOC116189368 gene encoding chlorophyll a-b binding protein 8, chloroplastic, with protein MATQALVSSSLTSSVESARHLLGASKPLPSPRRASFVVRAASTPPVKQGGDRQLWFASKQSLSYLDGSLPGDYGFDPLGLSDPEGTGGFIEPRWLAYGEVINGRYAMLGAVGAIAPEILGKAGLIPPETALPWFKTGVIPPAGTYNYWADPYTLFVLEMALMGFAEHRRFQDWAKPGSMGKQYFLGLEKGLGGSGDPAYPGGPFFNPLGFGKDEKSMKDLKLKEVKNGRLAMLAILGYFIQALVTGVGPYQNLLDHLADPVNNNILTNLKFH; from the exons ATGGCAACGCAGGCTTTGGTCTCGTCCTCCCTGACATCCTCGGTAGAGTCTGCCCGGCACTTGCTCGGGGCGAGCAAGCCCCTCCCGTCCCCCCGGAGGGCCTCCTTCGTCGTCAGGGCCGCCTCCACTCCTCCAGTCAAG CAAGGAGGAGACCGACAATTGTGGTTTGCATCAAAGCAGAGTCTCAGCTACTTGGACGGCAG CCTACCTGGTGACTATGGATTTGACCCATTGGGCCTCTCAGACCCTGAGGGAACCGGTGGCTTCATCGAGCCCAGGTGGCTCGCCTACGGGGAGGTCATCAACGGTCGCTATGCTATGCTTGGGGCTGTCGGGGCCATTGCCCCTGAGATCCTGGGCAAGGCTGGCCTGATCCCGCCAGAGACCGCCCTTCCTTGGTTCAAGACGGGAGTGATCCCGCCTGCCGGGACCTACAACTACTGGGCCGACCCCTACACATTGTTTGTTCTGGAGATGGCTCTGATGGGCTTTGCCGAGCACCGGAGATTCCAGGACTGGGCCAAGCCCGGCTCAATGGGCAAGCAGTACTTCCTAGGTCTCGAGAAGGGGCTGGGAGGGTCGGGCGACCCTGCCTACCCTGGCGGGCCCTTCTTCAACCCGCTTGGGTTTGGGAAGGATGAGAAGTCGATGAAGGACCTGAAGCTGAAGGAGGTGAAGAACGGGAGGTTGGCCATGTTGGCGATATTGGGATACTTCATCCAAGCGCTGGTGACCGGCGTCGGGCCCTACCAAAACCTGCTCGACCACTTGGCCGACCCGGTCAACAACAACATTTTGACTAACCTCAAGTTCCACTAG
- the LOC116187273 gene encoding uncharacterized protein LOC116187273 — translation MEEIRVAAKAYYFHNVKFKTMCDQFRFRLDREYMDRVEVTYTAFMGLVKERGRRCTSKVLYSELDYGNKEYLDADDVRVLLYLIETRIDCCQCGDLLRTVYYTCLDCFDNVKPARRESTYNLCHSCLQEAAYSHHHRPNFVDNYALIQKRRFRRADWEGAAKGVGMAAAGGLISGTAKGVLQDDPLDPEAEDHEGAEVEAGTDQPGPGDGGHGEDFGDAGYEAAEGVQEAGHEAISKVLDFFMDLFGNM, via the exons ATGGAAGAAATTAGAGTTGCAGCGAAAGCCTACTACTTTCACAATGTGAAATTCAAGACAATGTGCGACCAGTTCCGGTTCCGCCTTGATCGTGAATACATGGACAGGGTTGAGGTGACGTATACCGCATTCATGGGTTTAGTGAaggagagaggaagaagatgtaCATCGAAGGTGCTATATTCTGAGTTGGACTATGGCAACAAGGAGTATCTAGATGCTGACGATGTCCGGGTGCTGCTCTATCTTATTGAAACCCGGATAGACTGCTGCCAATGCGGAGACCTTTTAAGAACAGTTTACTATACGTGCCTCGACTGCTTTGACAACGTCAAACCtgcacgcagggaatcgacctaCAATCTATGCCATTCCTGCTTGCAGGAAGCGGCTTATTCCCACCACCACCGGCCCAACTTCGTAGATAACTACGCTTTGATCCAGAAGAGAAGATTCCGCCGAGCTGACTGG GAAGGAGCAGCAAAGGGCGTGGGAATGGCAGCAGCAGGGGGGCTCATTTCTGGAACAGCAAAAGGAGTTCTTCAAGATGATCCGCTGGACCCTGAGGCCGAAGATCATGAGGGTGCAGAAGTTGAAGCAGGAACAGATCAACCAGGACCAGGAGACGGCGGACATGGGGAAGACTTTGGTGATGCTGGGTATGAAGCCGCGGAGGGGGTGCAGGAAGCTGGTCATGAAGCCATCTCCAAAGTTCTCGACTTCTTTATGGATCTTTTCGGAAATATGTAA
- the LOC116187300 gene encoding uncharacterized protein LOC116187300 isoform X1, whose protein sequence is MEDIRLATSKFFSQNPEEKASAFSEFSLMEHFSVGKVSRTVFDHYLLWKMPEPFDNLELFNQLDSDGDGLLSFDDFLVYSYLSKTRPTCAECKVLVKFVFYTCFQCFTDAKRCSYDLCAKCYLQKKNAAADHQQQQPHRPAGLAKNDVIGPTGFVDNYAIVELLRVPPKPLPVITTMAAAVVTGGVVSGLTSNTIHDFT, encoded by the exons ATGGAAGATATCCGTTTGGCCACTTCGAAGTTCTTCAGCCAAAACCCCGAGGAGAAGGCCTCAGCTTTTTCCGAGTTCTCACTCATGGAACACTTCTCTGTAGGCAAAGTGTCCAGGACTGTGTTCGACCACTACTTGCTCTGGAAGATGCCCGAACCGTTCGACAACCTCGAACTATTCAATCAACTAGACTCAGACGGAGATGGCCTTCTCTCCTTTGATGACTTCTTGGTGTATAGCTACCTAAGCAAGACGAGGCCGACCTGTGCTGAGTGTAAGGTCCTCGTTAAGTTCGTGTTCTACACTTGTTTCCAGTGCTTCACCGATGCCAAAAGGTGCTCGTACGACCTGTGCGCCAAGTGCTATCTCCAAAAGAAAAACGCTGCTGCCGATCATCAGCAACAGCAACCCCATCGTCCTGCAGGTTTGGCTAAGAACGATGTTATTGGGCCCACCGGCTTCGTAGACAACTATGCTATTGTCGAGCTCCTCCGAGTTCCACCAAAACCATTGCCG GTCATAACTACGATGGCGGCTGCGGTGGTAACTGGTGGCGTCGTCAGTGGATTAACCAGCAATACGATTCACGATTTCACCTGA
- the LOC116187300 gene encoding uncharacterized protein LOC116187300 isoform X2 yields the protein MEDIRLATSKFFSQNPEEKASAFSEFSLMEHFSVGKVSRTVFDHYLLWKMPEPFDNLELFNQLDSDGDGLLSFDDFLVYSYLSKTRPTCAECKVLVKFVFYTCFQCFTDAKRCSYDLCAKCYLQKKNAAADHQQQQPHRPAGHNYDGGCGGNWWRRQWINQQYDSRFHLKYVK from the exons ATGGAAGATATCCGTTTGGCCACTTCGAAGTTCTTCAGCCAAAACCCCGAGGAGAAGGCCTCAGCTTTTTCCGAGTTCTCACTCATGGAACACTTCTCTGTAGGCAAAGTGTCCAGGACTGTGTTCGACCACTACTTGCTCTGGAAGATGCCCGAACCGTTCGACAACCTCGAACTATTCAATCAACTAGACTCAGACGGAGATGGCCTTCTCTCCTTTGATGACTTCTTGGTGTATAGCTACCTAAGCAAGACGAGGCCGACCTGTGCTGAGTGTAAGGTCCTCGTTAAGTTCGTGTTCTACACTTGTTTCCAGTGCTTCACCGATGCCAAAAGGTGCTCGTACGACCTGTGCGCCAAGTGCTATCTCCAAAAGAAAAACGCTGCTGCCGATCATCAGCAACAGCAACCCCATCGTCCTGCAG GTCATAACTACGATGGCGGCTGCGGTGGTAACTGGTGGCGTCGTCAGTGGATTAACCAGCAATACGATTCACGATTTCACCTGAAATATGTAAAGTGA
- the LOC116188785 gene encoding uncharacterized protein LOC116188785, whose amino-acid sequence MSPRRQTEESRPNSEDGSAGRRSSWEEQPDPTRQQKPSPKTKERPRDGDGSSSAQQALEKDQAIGGRIFGEKVSVNLETLEEDKSNEMVLRRSERVSSHPKHFKDYIVHTARHKTPFPNSPTSSDSSDAYDSLFTLHQDYIFLGVLVYVDDLIIVGNSSSHCDFFKGYLDQCFRIKDLGPLKYFLDIEVTIMNSSIFLSQRKYVLDILTECGMLASRPSSFPMEQHHRLSTSFNDLLSDPGKSLARTIEMLLCGFFVT is encoded by the exons ATGAGTCCACGGAGGCAGACTGAAGAATCCCGGCCCAACTCCGAAGATGGGTCAGCAGGGAGGCGATCCAGCTGGGAGGAACAACCCGACCCAACTCGGCAACAAAAGCCAAGCCCGAAGACAAAGGAGAGGCCCAGAGATGGAGATGGGTCCAGTTCTGCCCAACAGGCTTTGGAAAAAGATCAGGCGATAG GGGGGCGAATTTTTGGGGAAAAAGTGAGTGTTAATTTGGAGACACTTGAAGAAGATAAAAGTAATGAGATGGTTTTGCGGCGATCTGAACGAGTTTCTAGTCATCCTAAACACTTCAAGGACTACATTGTTCATACTGCTCGTCATAAGACTCCCTTCCCTAACTCACCTACTTCCTCGGACTCCTCAG ATGCATATGATTCCCTTTTTACCCTTCATCAAGATTACATTTTTCTTGGGGTACTGGTTTATGTTGATGATCTAATCATAGTAGGCAATAGCTCTAGCCACTGTGATTTCTTTAAGGGATATCTGGATCAATGTTTCCGTATTAAGGACTTGGGACCTCTGAAGTACTTCCTTGATATTGAAGTTACTATAATGAATTCTAGTATTTTCCTCAGTCAACGGAAATATGTACTCGATATCTTGACCGAATGTGGAATGTTGGCATCGCGACCATCATCTTTCCCCATGGAGCAGCATCATCGACTTTCCACGAGTTTTAATGACTTACTATCGGATCCTGGCAA GAGCCTCGCCAGGACCATTGAGATGCTGCTATGCGGGTTCTTCGTTACTTAA